The Streptomyces pratensis genomic interval AGGAGGAGTTGGATGTTCCAGAACGCCGACGAAGTCCAGAAGTACATCGCCGACAACGACGTCAAGTTCGTCGACGTCCGGTTCTGCGACCTGCCGGGTGTGATGCAGCACTTCACGATCCCCGCAGCGTCCTTCGACCCGGCCGAGGAACTGGCTTTCGACGGCTCGTCGATCCGCGGCTTCCAGGCCATCCACGAGTCCGACATGGCGCTCCGCGCGGACCTGTCGACGGCACGGGTCGACCCGTTCCGCCGCGACAAGACCGTGAACATCAACTTCTTCATCCACGACCCGATCACGGGCGAGCAGTACAGCCGTGACCCGCGGAACGTGGCCAAGAAGGCCGAGGCCTACCTCGCGTCGACCGGCATCGCCGACACCGCGTACTTCGGCCCCGAGGCCGAGTTCTACGTCTTCGACAACGTCCGCTTCCAGACGTCGGCGAACGAGAGCTTCTACCACATCGACTCCGAGGCCGGCGCCTGGAACACCGGTGCGGTCGAGAACAACCGTGGTTACAAGGTCCGCTACAAGGGCGGCTACTTCCCGACCCCGCCGGTCGACCACTTCGCCGACCTGCGCGCCGAGATCTCCATGGAGCTGGACAAGAACGGCCTCCAGGTCGAGCGCCAGCACCACGAGGTCGGCACCGCCGGCCAGGCCGAGATCAACTACAAGTTCAACACGCTGCTCGCCGCGGCCGACGACCTGATGCTCTTCAAGTACATCGTGAAGAACGTCGCCTGGCGCAACGGCAAGAGCGCGACCTTCATGCCGAAGCCGATCTTCGGTGACAACGGCTCGGGCATGCACGTCCACCAGTCCCTGTGGTCCGGCGGCTCCCCGCTGTTCTACGACGAGCAGGGCTACGCCGGCCTCTCGGACATGGCGCGCTACTACATCGGCGGCATCCTGAAGCACGCCCCGTCGCTGCTGGCGTTCACCAACCCGACGGTGAACTCCTACCACCGGCTGGTCCCCGGCTTCGAGGCCCCGGTCAACATGGTGTACTCGCAGCGCAACCGCTCCGCCGCGATGCGCATCCCGATCACGGGCTCCAACCCGAAGGCCAAGCGCGTCGAGTTCCGCGCCCCGGACCCGTCCTCGAACCCGTACCTGGCGTTCTCGGCCCTGCTGATGGCCGGCCTGGACGGCGTCAAGAACAAGATCGAGCCCCCGGAGCCGATCGACAAGGACCTCTACGAGCTGGCCCCCGAGGAGCACGCGGGCGTCCAGCAGGTCCCGACCTCGCTCCCGGCGGTCCTCGACGCGCTCGAGGCCGACCACGAGTACCTCCAGGCCGGCGGGGTCTTCACGCCCGACCTGATCGAGACGTGGATCGACTACAAGCGCACCAACGAGATCGCCCCGATCCAGCTCCGCCCGCACCCGCACGAGTTCGAGCTGTACTACGACCTCTAGGCGGTCCGGTCGGTGACCTGGGTCGTGGGCACCGCCCGGCCCGTTCACCGAACTGATGTCAGGAGTACCGACGAGGGCAGCTACCCGAGGAACGGGGTAGCTGCCCTCGTCGGCTTTTCCTGGCTTCGCCCGCGGTCGCAGCTCCCCAGTACGCCGCACAGGCGATGGCATGCGCGAGGTCTTGGCGGGTGTGCACCGCACATCGCTACGACCGCGGCTCCGCGCCTGCCGTCTCCAGCCCCGCAAAGCCGCCTCGTCCCGACTGGACGCACACCTCTCACTGTCTGTGATGACTGAAGCGCGCGCGGTAGGATCGACGCCGCGCTAGGCATGGGAGACGGGGGCCGATGGCCAAGAAGTGGGAGCTCTATCGGTCATCGGTGGGCGCCGAGGTGGTCCAGAAGGAGATCACCAAGTGCCGCCTGAAGCGGGACGAGTTGGTCCGACTCCAGAAGATCATGGAGCGCACGGCCAGGGATGAACTGTTGCCCAGGGATCGCAAGTCTCTGGGTGAGGGGCTCTGGGAACTGCGACTGAACTGCGGCGAGCGCATCTTCAGGCTGTTCTACAGCGAGATCGAGGGCGGCGGCCCCGTGCTGCTGGGGCTCAAGTTCGCGAACAAGAAGTCGACCCAGGGAATTAAAACCGATCCCGGCGATATCGAGACCGCACGCAAACGGCTGTCCGAGTGGCAAACCAGGTCTGTCAGTGACGGTTCCACTCCCCAGGCGTTGAAGTGATATCGGTCCTGAGCGATACTCGGCAGTCAGGGAAGGAGTGACCATGGACGAGCACCTGGCTGGACTGCTTGGCCTTGATCTCGACGATGCACGAACAAGCGCCGCTGCCGGCGACACCGACTCGGTAATGATGCTCGTAGAAACCCTGGTAAAGCATCGCAAGGCGTGTCGGATCACTCAGAAGCAGGTCGCGCAGGCCATGGAAACGACTCAGTCCGCCGTTTCGGACTTCGAGAGGCTCGGTGGCGATCCCCGGCTGTCCACAATCATGCGCTACGCCAGAGCCGTGGGCATGGCTGTCGCAACCAAGGCGCACGTCGTGGACGAGCCCGCACTGACCGAGAGCTGGGAACCCTTGGCGCACAGTGCGGAGCCCGTGCCTGTAGCAGGGGGCCGACGTGATGTCGCATGAGCGCTGACCCACCGCACGAGGTGTCGTCACTCGCAGAACTGCAGCAGCTCGCCGAACTCATCGACATCATCTATTACGAGGTCAGTGGGCGCAGGTCCGACGGCTTCGACCAGCCCGGCGACGACGCGGAGGAGGAAGGCGACGACCGCGCCGACATGCAGCTCATGCAACGCATGGAGGGCAACCGCCTGGCGGTCCGTACGCGTGCTCTGGTCGCGACATCGGAAGGGCGAATGGTTGCTGACGTCGCCGCCCTGTTCCAGACCCCCGACCCCGTCATCATCCCGGCGGACATCGCGAAGCGCTTCGCTGAAGTCATCGCAACACCCGTGACGCGGCCCTACCTGCGGGAAGCCCTCCATCAATCTGCTGTGAAGCTGGGCATCGCTGCCCCGCTCCTCTCGGTGCTGGATCTCGAAGATGTCGGGCTCTCGCCCACGGTTGCGCTGCGGAAGTCCGCACCGTAAGGCACAAGGTCTTCCCTGGGTCAGGTCGACCCGCGTCACACACGGCTCGCCCCTGGTCTGTCCTCGCCCCACTGTTGTAGGGGCGCGATTCAGGGTGCCCGTCCGGAGAGAACCACCGTACGAACGACCTGTCCGCCCTCGGCCCGCGGCCGAGAACGCGCGAGGCCCGACGGCGCCGGAGGAGGGGGTCTGCAGCCCCGTCCCCCGGCGCCCCGCGTCAGTCCGTCAGCAGGTCCCGGAGTTCCGCGACCGCCTCGCGCAGGTGTTCCGCGAAGGCGTGCATCTGGTCCGCCACCGTGAGCGGGGTGCTCAGGTAGAGGTTGAAGCGGTCCGGCAACAGGACGTAGGCGACGCCGATGCAGCGGCTGCTCGTGGAGCCGAAGCCGAAGTACTGGATGTTCTCGGACGGCGCCGAACTCGTGCTCAGGTAGTCGTCCCGCATGGTGAGCCAGCCCGGGGAGCGGTACAGCGCGGGCTGTTCGCGCACGCCGAGTTCGTCGCCCCGGCGGCGCTGGATCAGTTCCAGCTCCCAGAGGTGCTGCTCGGGGGCCTCGCCCGCCTGGCATTCCTTCGCCCGCGTCACATGGGCCGCCGCGGCGGCGCGGAAGGCTGCGCGACGGGTGTCACGGTCGGCGGCGGGGTCGTCCATCGCCGCGACGAAGCCGGGCATCTCGGGGGTGACGACGCGCATCGCCTCGGTGCGGCCGTAACGGTACTGGCGGGTGGCGATCGACTCGTACGTGGCTCCCAGGTGGCCCTTGGCCCGCTGGTGGGCAAGCTGGTACGCGGCCTGCACGAAGGCATCCGGGGATACTCCGAGCGCCTTGGCGGCCGTGCTGCCGAAGTCGGCGAACGACACGGTGCGGGTGGCGGTGTCGTGGCCGTAGGCGGCGAACGCGTCCGCTGCGGAGCGCACCCGCGACCGCAGGGACGCGTCCAGCTCGAAGGTCAGGGGGTGGGGCACCGGCTCACCCTGGGGGCGCGCCCCGGACCGGCGCGAGTGCTCGTCCGCCGGGGTGCCGAGCAGGGCGTCGGTGAAGCTGAGGATGGTCGTGCCGTCCAGCTCGCAGTGCTCGACGTTGATACCGGCCCGGCCGTCCGCGTAGACGACGAAGGAGACGGCCTTGTCGAACCAGCGGTTACCGCGGTCGCCGTAAAGGAGTTCGTCGCAGGCCGACTGGGTGTCCTCGGGCGCGAAGTCCTCCAGGCAGACGCAGAAGAGAGCGGTCTCGATGTCGTCGAGCGTCCGGGCGTTGCCGGGGTGGCCGTCGACGAGTGACGCACGGGTGGCCGCCCATTCCGCCCGGGCCATGGTGGTGAGGTGGCCGGCCCTCTCGTCCTCGGCCGTGTGGACGTCGGCCTTGGTGACGGCGCGCAGCCCGGCCTCGATCTCGTCGAGGCTGTGCGGGACACCGTCGGGGCCGAGCACGTCGAGCCGGAACATGGTGCCCCGGAAGAACACCACGATGTGCCGGGCGCTGGACGGCCCCGGCGACTGCTCGCTGTACGGGGCGCGCACGGTGTCCAGCGGCACCCCGGGGACACGGGTCGTGGAGAAGAGGTACGTGTTCTGCACCATCGACTGGGGAACGCCACGCTGCTCCACCGGCGCGATCAGCCCCTCGTCGAGCTGCCGCTTGTAGTGCAGCGCCCCCGCGACGAGCCCGGCCGCCCGGTCGAGCTGCCCCTGGCCGCTGTCCTGGAACAGGAAGAAGAAGTTGGCGTTGAGCGCGATCCGGTCCCGGCGGCCGAGATAGCGGTACGGCCAGAAGGTGTCGAGCCAGCTGTGCACACCCTCCGTCGCGTCGTACTCCGCGAGCGCGGCGTGCAGGGTCCGGCCGGGGCCGTCGGGCCGCAGGAAGGCGGCGACCTCGGCCTCTGTCGCCGCCCGCTCCTCGGCGGTCAGCAGCGGAGCGCACCAGGCGAGGAACCTCTCGCAGCTCGCCTCCAGCGTGGGGAGCGGCACACGCGGAAGGGTGCCCTCACGGGTGAAGACCGCTACGGCTGCTTCTTCCTGACTGACGTTCAATGCGGCTCTCTTCTCGATGAGTCGGTGAGTCGGTGAGTGGGTGAGTCGGTGAGTGGGTGAGTCGGTGAGTGGGTGAGTCGGAATGTCGGTACGCGCGGTCTACCGGGGCCGGGGCCTTGAGAGATGGAGCTGAGCGTAGAGCCAGCCGTCCTCCTCCAGCCCGCTCGCGTCCACGCCGGCGGCGGCCAGGCTGTCCAGGACGCCCCTCTGTTCCTGCGGGCCCGCGAACCGCCGCTGTTTGAAGACCTCGTCGACCCGGGTCGTGCGGTAGCCCAGCTCCGCCAGGGCGTCGTCGACACGGTCGAAGGGGAACATCCGCAGCACGAAGTGCGCCATCCAGGGGAGGCGGCCGTCCTGCGCCTCGACGACGCGGGTGAGGGTGCGCTCGGTGACGTAGCCGATGCAGCCCGTCGAGATCACCAGGTCCGTCCCGGCGAGCCGGTCGCGCTGGGCCGGTGTCGGGTCGTCCGCCTCCAGGTCCGCGTTGACGGTGTCGTCGAGGAACCCGGCTTCGCGGGCGTAGGCCAGGGCGTCGGCGGAGGCGTCCAGGCCGGTGAAGCGCAGAGCGTGCGCGGGGCTGCGGGAGCGGGACAGGGCCCGGTCGCGCTCGATCAGCCCGTCGCGGGAGGCGGGTCCGCTGCCGTCGTAGCGCGCGTACAGCTCGTCCATCGTGACGTCGTACTTGAGCAGGGCTGCGTTGATCCCGTACGAGCAGCCGATGTCCAGTACCCGTGGGGCGGCCACCTGCTCGGTCTCCCGGTACTCCTTGACTAGCTTGTCGAACCACGGCTTGGCGAGTTGGGGAACGCAGTAGCCCAGCGGGCGGAGCACCTGGAAGTACGTGCGCGGGTCGGGGGCGGTGTAGATGTGGTCCAGCGAGACTTTTCCTGACGCGTCGAGACGCAAGGGGCTTCTCCTCGGTGGGGCGCGTGGCAGTGCCTGAACCGTTCGCCGGCGTACTAGTCCAGCAGCTGGTCGCCCCGTACCGCCCTGCCTTCGGCGGCCAGGTGTTCGGGAAGTACGCGGCCGAAGAGCTGCCGAGTGCGAGCCGCGCTCCCGATGACTCCGGGGCGCTCGCTGTAGGCGAAGATCGCACTGTGGCGTGCGAGGGCGCCGCGGACGGGGCTCACCCGGTGCAGCGAGTAGCGGCCCTTGAACAGCTGCAGGTCGCCGGGCCTGAGGGGCAGGCGCTCCGGATGCCGTGCGCCGCGGCCGTCGAGGACGTCCCGGACGTCGTCGAAGCACTCGTCGGTGGCGGACCTGATGTTCGGGCAGTACTCGAAGGAACCGCCCTCCTGGGCCTCCTGAGTCAGCATGCTGACCGTGTACTCGTTGGTGTCGAAGTGCCAGGGGTGCTCCATGCCCGGCCGTACGACGTTGAGCACGAGCCCGGAGAGCGGGTCGGCCAGCTCGTGGAGGCGGGGCAGCCCGAAGCAGTCGGCGACGAGGCGCCGGAACGACTCGTGGGCGTAGAGCCTGCTGATGAGGGAGTCCCCGGGGATGCGGTCGCGGGCGACGAACGCGTTGCCGCGCTCGAAGGTGCGCCGCCCTGGATGGTCATCGGGCAGGTCCGTGTCCACGTCGATGTTGTAGACGTTGACCGTCTCCACGTCGAAATAGGCCTGCGGGGCGAGGGCCGCGCACTCCTGTCGCAGGACCTCGTGGAGCGAGGGCCGGATGAAGTCGGGCAGCACGGTGCAGCCGGCTCCGGCCAGTTCGCGTCCCGCCCGGGCGACCACGGCGCGGGTCACGCTGCTCTCGGGGTCCGACAGGGGGTAGCGGTCCGTGTCGACCACTTGGTCGAGCGTGATGGCTTGCAGAGTGCTCATTCGACCCTCTCCACGCGCACGTCGGTAACTCAACTGACGAGTAACAGAGCTGAAGTTCCCACAGCACCGCTGTGTTGTCTGTGACACGCCACACTTCCCGACGGCGCGGACGGTGGCCAGGGGGTCTTTCCGGCCGTGCCGGGGTCAGCCGAGGTCGAGGACGGGGCGCATGTTGAAGTCCTCGAACATGTCCTCGCCCTCGGGCCCGTCGAGGAATTCGGCCGTGGCCGGGTTGCGGTTCGCCGTGGCCAGCGGCAGCCATTCGAGCAGCGTTCCGTAGCCCCCGCAGACCGCCTCTCCACCGTCACCGCCGTATACGGAACCGGGGTCGGAGGTCATCTCGGCGGTCTCGTACACGTCGAAGGCGATGTGCAGCCCGAAGGCGTTGGGGAGGTGCTGCGGGCCCTTGCCGCCGCCGTAGGGGGACGTGTCCGCCGGGATGCCGTCCCCCCAGCGGAACAGCGTGCCGGCCCCGGCTCCGCAGGCGTGCTCCCACTCGTCGGGGCGGGGCAGCCGCAGGCCCTGCTCCGCGAGCAGCGCCGGTATCAGCGCGGGGAGTTCGGGGAGCTTCATGGGCTCCAGCGCCATCAGTACGGTGGGCAGGGTGACGGTGCGCAGCGGGGTCATGACACGCGCGAGTTGCGCGCGCGGGTCGGTCTCGAAGCCGAAGCCGCCCGCGAGGCTCTCCTCGCGGTAGGAGGCGAGCTGCTCGGGGAGCGGCTGCCAGGCGTCCACGTCGAAGCCGACGGTCACCTCACCGCCGGGTATCAGGGCATAGCGTTCACCGGCCCGCTCGATCACCGCACGGTGCCCGACGAGGTCCCGGGCCGGGGACGCCTCCAGCCCGCGGAGGAGGCCGCCGGCCCGACGGGCGGCCTCCTCCGCGCAGCGCGTGGCGGTGGCCGTGTCCATGGCACGCCAGCGGTCGAGGCTCAGGTCGGTGAGAGACATGGCACGCAGTCTCGCACCCGTCCCGCACGGAGGGAGAAGGGCGCCCGTGCCCCCGGCACTTCCGGGGGCACGGGCGGGCCGGCTCAGCGGCCGTAGCGGATAAGCGTGCGGACCATGCGGCAGGTGGTGTCGGACGGCGGGTGGATGGCAAGCCGGTCCGCCGTCGCGCGGATACGGGCGTTGTCGGCGCTCGACGGCTGGTACACGCCCGTGTCGAGCAGGGCTATCGCCAGGCGCATGGCCTTGAGGCGGCGGTTGTGGGAGACGTACCACTCGCGGGGCCGGCCCGCGGGGAGCGGCTTCTTCCGCAGCGGCTTGTGGAGCGGCTCGGTCGTGACTGTGGCAACGGCCATCGGCAACCTCCTGGCACGGTGGTGGAACCCTCACGAACTCCCTTTATTCTACTGGCCCCCACTGACAATCGCCCCTGGCCAGAGGGCCTTTCGAGGATCCCTCCCGTACCCTGGGCCCCATGGAGATCTGGAT includes:
- the glnA gene encoding type I glutamate--ammonia ligase, whose amino-acid sequence is MFQNADEVQKYIADNDVKFVDVRFCDLPGVMQHFTIPAASFDPAEELAFDGSSIRGFQAIHESDMALRADLSTARVDPFRRDKTVNINFFIHDPITGEQYSRDPRNVAKKAEAYLASTGIADTAYFGPEAEFYVFDNVRFQTSANESFYHIDSEAGAWNTGAVENNRGYKVRYKGGYFPTPPVDHFADLRAEISMELDKNGLQVERQHHEVGTAGQAEINYKFNTLLAAADDLMLFKYIVKNVAWRNGKSATFMPKPIFGDNGSGMHVHQSLWSGGSPLFYDEQGYAGLSDMARYYIGGILKHAPSLLAFTNPTVNSYHRLVPGFEAPVNMVYSQRNRSAAMRIPITGSNPKAKRVEFRAPDPSSNPYLAFSALLMAGLDGVKNKIEPPEPIDKDLYELAPEEHAGVQQVPTSLPAVLDALEADHEYLQAGGVFTPDLIETWIDYKRTNEIAPIQLRPHPHEFELYYDL
- a CDS encoding type II toxin-antitoxin system RelE/ParE family toxin — its product is MAKKWELYRSSVGAEVVQKEITKCRLKRDELVRLQKIMERTARDELLPRDRKSLGEGLWELRLNCGERIFRLFYSEIEGGGPVLLGLKFANKKSTQGIKTDPGDIETARKRLSEWQTRSVSDGSTPQALK
- a CDS encoding helix-turn-helix domain-containing protein — protein: MDEHLAGLLGLDLDDARTSAAAGDTDSVMMLVETLVKHRKACRITQKQVAQAMETTQSAVSDFERLGGDPRLSTIMRYARAVGMAVATKAHVVDEPALTESWEPLAHSAEPVPVAGGRRDVA
- a CDS encoding choline/carnitine O-acyltransferase, with the protein product MNVSQEEAAVAVFTREGTLPRVPLPTLEASCERFLAWCAPLLTAEERAATEAEVAAFLRPDGPGRTLHAALAEYDATEGVHSWLDTFWPYRYLGRRDRIALNANFFFLFQDSGQGQLDRAAGLVAGALHYKRQLDEGLIAPVEQRGVPQSMVQNTYLFSTTRVPGVPLDTVRAPYSEQSPGPSSARHIVVFFRGTMFRLDVLGPDGVPHSLDEIEAGLRAVTKADVHTAEDERAGHLTTMARAEWAATRASLVDGHPGNARTLDDIETALFCVCLEDFAPEDTQSACDELLYGDRGNRWFDKAVSFVVYADGRAGINVEHCELDGTTILSFTDALLGTPADEHSRRSGARPQGEPVPHPLTFELDASLRSRVRSAADAFAAYGHDTATRTVSFADFGSTAAKALGVSPDAFVQAAYQLAHQRAKGHLGATYESIATRQYRYGRTEAMRVVTPEMPGFVAAMDDPAADRDTRRAAFRAAAAAHVTRAKECQAGEAPEQHLWELELIQRRRGDELGVREQPALYRSPGWLTMRDDYLSTSSAPSENIQYFGFGSTSSRCIGVAYVLLPDRFNLYLSTPLTVADQMHAFAEHLREAVAELRDLLTD
- a CDS encoding class I SAM-dependent methyltransferase; translated protein: MRLDASGKVSLDHIYTAPDPRTYFQVLRPLGYCVPQLAKPWFDKLVKEYRETEQVAAPRVLDIGCSYGINAALLKYDVTMDELYARYDGSGPASRDGLIERDRALSRSRSPAHALRFTGLDASADALAYAREAGFLDDTVNADLEADDPTPAQRDRLAGTDLVISTGCIGYVTERTLTRVVEAQDGRLPWMAHFVLRMFPFDRVDDALAELGYRTTRVDEVFKQRRFAGPQEQRGVLDSLAAAGVDASGLEEDGWLYAQLHLSRPRPR
- a CDS encoding arpA protein, whose amino-acid sequence is MSTLQAITLDQVVDTDRYPLSDPESSVTRAVVARAGRELAGAGCTVLPDFIRPSLHEVLRQECAALAPQAYFDVETVNVYNIDVDTDLPDDHPGRRTFERGNAFVARDRIPGDSLISRLYAHESFRRLVADCFGLPRLHELADPLSGLVLNVVRPGMEHPWHFDTNEYTVSMLTQEAQEGGSFEYCPNIRSATDECFDDVRDVLDGRGARHPERLPLRPGDLQLFKGRYSLHRVSPVRGALARHSAIFAYSERPGVIGSAARTRQLFGRVLPEHLAAEGRAVRGDQLLD